The genomic segment GGAGATCCTGAGAAAAATTTTAAATTACGTTTGGTAATAGAAAAAGCTAAACAAGCCAATATGCCCAAAGAAAATATTGAACGGGCTATTAAAAAGGGCACAGGAGAATTGGGTGGAGCAAAAATTGAAGAAATAATTTATGAAGCATTTGGACCAGATGGAGTAGGATTGATTATTGAAACCTTAACAGATAATAAAAATCGAACAGTTTCTAATATTAAAAGTATTTTAAATAAACATGGAGGGAGTTTAAGTGGAGTAAATAGTGTACTATGGATGTTTAAAAAATATGGAGTTATTAGAATAAATAAATTAGAAATTCTAAATTTAGAAGAATTTGAATTAAAATTAATTGATTTGAAAGTTGAAGACGTAGAAGAAGAGGAAGAAGAATTGGTTATTTATATTAAATTAGAGGAATTTCAAAAAATTAAAGAAGAATTAGAAAAACAAAAAATTAAAATAGATTATGCTGAGCTAGAATGGGTGAGTAAAGAAAAAATTAGTTCAATAGCTGATGAAAAAGAAACAAAAGAAAAAATAAAAAAAATATTAGAAGAATTAGACGATGATTTAGATGTAAATAATGTTTTTTGCCAATTTTAAATTACAATTTTCTAAAAACTAAAAGTTATTTTTATGATTATTCTTGGTATTGATCCCGGTTTGGCCATTACTGGTTATGGGATTATAAATGAAGACAAAAAACTGGAAATAAAATTAATTACTTATGGTTGTATAAATACAAATTCAAAACTTTCAACAATCGAGCGTTTAGAAAAAATTCATTTAGAGTTAAAAAAAATTGTAAAAAAATATAAACCTGATAAAATTGCCGTGGAAGAATTATTTTTTGCCAAAAACGTGAAAACAGCTTTAAAAGTAGGAGAAGCAAGAGGAGTTATTTTATTAACTATTAGACAAAAGAAAGTTCCTTTTTTTGAATTTACTCCCCTTCAAGTTAAGCAAGCAGTTGCAAGCTATGGTCGCGCTTCAAAACAGCAAGTTCAAAAAATGGTTAAAGCGATATTAAATTTAGAAAAAGTTCCAAAATCTGATGATGCAGCCGATGCTTTAGCCATAGCTATTACTTGCGCTCAA from the Candidatus Kuenenbacteria bacterium HGW-Kuenenbacteria-1 genome contains:
- a CDS encoding YebC/PmpR family DNA-binding transcriptional regulator, whose amino-acid sequence is MSGHSKWATTKRQKGITDQKRGVIFTKLGNIISIASREGGGDPEKNFKLRLVIEKAKQANMPKENIERAIKKGTGELGGAKIEEIIYEAFGPDGVGLIIETLTDNKNRTVSNIKSILNKHGGSLSGVNSVLWMFKKYGVIRINKLEILNLEEFELKLIDLKVEDVEEEEEELVIYIKLEEFQKIKEELEKQKIKIDYAELEWVSKEKISSIADEKETKEKIKKILEELDDDLDVNNVFCQF
- a CDS encoding crossover junction endodeoxyribonuclease RuvC, yielding MIILGIDPGLAITGYGIINEDKKLEIKLITYGCINTNSKLSTIERLEKIHLELKKIVKKYKPDKIAVEELFFAKNVKTALKVGEARGVILLTIRQKKVPFFEFTPLQVKQAVASYGRASKQQVQKMVKAILNLEKVPKSDDAADALAIAITCAQTKVRF